A single region of the Ziziphus jujuba cultivar Dongzao chromosome 10, ASM3175591v1 genome encodes:
- the LOC107406095 gene encoding non-specific lipid transfer protein GPI-anchored 12 → MAIAQATTSAMVVVVVAMLMSFYGVSAHDAPIAAPAPGPSSTDCFTVVLGLADCLSYVQEGSNVTVPDKPCCPELKGLVDNNPICLCYLLANSNSLGVPIDTKRALNLPSVCKVTTPPPSLCSLAGYPVPGPVSSEIASPGPQPSEGSVSSPSPGATSKNDNGASSNAASSAMALLIGFAIAFLPKFF, encoded by the exons atggccataGCCCAAGCCACTACTAGTGCcatggttgttgttgttgttgctatgTTGATGTCATTTTATGGTGTATCAGCACATGATGCACCAATAGCTGCCCCGGCACCGGGACCGTCGTCGACAGACTGCTTCACGGTGGTGCTGGGATTGGCAGATTGCCTGAGTTATGTGCAAGAAGGGAGCAACGTGACTGTGCCGGACAAGCCATGTTGTCCGGAGCTCAAAGGGCTGGTTGACAACAATCCCATATGCCTTTGCTACTTGCTTGCTAATTCAAACAGTTTGGGTGTTCCAATTGACACCAAGAGAGCTCTCAACCTTCCTTCTGTCTGTAAAGTTACCACTCCTCCTCCTAGCTTATGCTCTC TTGCTGGGTACCCAGTGCCAGGTCCTGTCTCCTCTGAAATTGCCTCACCTG GTCCACAGCCATCAGAAGGGTCTGTTTCCTCTCCTTCACCTGGAGCAACATCCAAAAATGACAATGGAGCCTCATCAAATGCTGCATCGTCTGCTATGGCTTTGCTTATTGGCTTTGCAATCGCCTTTCTTCCCAAAttcttctga